One region of Candidatus Methanoplasma cognatum genomic DNA includes:
- a CDS encoding YkgJ family cysteine cluster protein encodes MAVYKGKYVLQGLKEITPEMEKDLDIAYEICMSYKDSFPCEMCGRCCRQPNIAVLPEEVDRIADAADIPLHDFIANYIVRTSDGRLLLRKTDPCAFLGGDNRCRIWKDRPEICRDFPYAVSMFMSRVYIALTNDDADVVELINYMDDSWPCTKVIRSSISRKIEEARAVRRNGA; translated from the coding sequence ATGGCTGTGTACAAAGGGAAGTATGTACTCCAGGGGCTGAAGGAGATCACTCCGGAGATGGAGAAGGATCTGGATATTGCATATGAGATATGCATGAGCTACAAGGACAGCTTCCCGTGCGAAATGTGCGGCAGGTGCTGCCGCCAGCCTAACATAGCGGTGCTGCCGGAGGAGGTGGACAGGATAGCGGACGCCGCCGATATACCGCTTCACGACTTCATCGCCAACTACATCGTAAGGACCTCTGACGGGAGACTTCTCCTCAGAAAGACGGATCCCTGCGCTTTCCTCGGCGGGGATAACAGATGCAGGATATGGAAAGACAGGCCGGAAATATGCAGGGATTTTCCGTATGCGGTATCGATGTTCATGAGCAGGGTCTACATAGCGCTGACAAACGATGATGCCGACGTCGTTGAACTCATAAATTACATGGACGATTCCTGGCCTTGCACAAAAGTGATACGTTCCAGCATATCTCGGAAGATAGAGGAGGCAAGGGCGGTCAGGCGCAATGGCGCCTGA
- a CDS encoding class I SAM-dependent methyltransferase, with protein MGDPSGPEGRERQADCWERFYQEHKRPWRGIGKISLDLEPGSKVLDLGCGTGKTTAALINMGMDVTGLDFSPSAINHCIGAFGDRAKFILAECDRIPLPDGYFDAVTAIHVLEHLDDVQAAGAAKEIRRVLAPGGLVLVRAFAVGDMRSEGRDRNTRGNGIEYRYYYEEDMKDIFKGFELVCSERKDETMRFGAVRVKTECLFRLPG; from the coding sequence ATGGGGGATCCGTCCGGCCCGGAGGGGCGTGAGAGGCAGGCCGACTGCTGGGAAAGATTCTATCAGGAACACAAGAGGCCGTGGAGAGGGATAGGCAAAATAAGCCTGGACCTCGAACCAGGATCCAAGGTCCTGGATCTGGGATGCGGCACCGGTAAGACCACGGCCGCCCTGATAAATATGGGGATGGACGTCACCGGGCTGGACTTCTCGCCGTCGGCGATAAATCACTGCATCGGCGCCTTCGGCGACAGAGCGAAGTTCATTCTCGCCGAGTGCGACCGCATACCGCTACCGGACGGCTATTTCGACGCTGTCACCGCGATACACGTGCTGGAGCATCTGGACGATGTACAGGCTGCCGGCGCGGCGAAGGAGATACGCCGGGTGCTGGCGCCGGGCGGGCTTGTCCTCGTGAGGGCGTTCGCGGTGGGGGACATGAGGTCGGAGGGCAGGGACAGGAACACCCGGGGAAACGGCATAGAGTATCGGTATTATTACGAAGAGGATATGAAGGACATATTCAAAGGGTTCGAACTGGTATGCAGTGAAAGGAAGGACGAGACCATGCGGTTCGGCGCCGTGAGGGTGAAGACCGAGTGTCTGTTCCGTCTGCCGGGATGA